The Paraconexibacter algicola genome includes the window ACGCCGTGAAGGCGAGCGACGGGTTCGGGTCGCTGATCAGCGCGCCGGGTGCGGCGGTGATCGTCGTGTCCGGACCCGTGGTGTCGACCGTGAAGCTCCGGGCTGCCGCGGGCTCCTCGACGTTGCCTGCCGCGTCGAGTGCGCGGACCTGGAACGTGTACTCGCCGTCCGCGAGGTCCGTGAACGTCGCGGAGTCGGTGCAGGGCGCGAAGTCCCGGCCGACAAGACGGCACTCGAAGGACGCGGCGTCCGGCGCGGCGAACGCGAACGTCGCCGTCGTCTGCGTGGTCGGGCCCTCCGGCCCGCTGGTGATCGTCGTCGTCGACGGTGCGCTGTCGATCGTGAACGCGTACGTCGCCGGCGTCGGATCGACGTTGCCGAGGTCATCACGCGCCGCGACCGCGAACGTGTGCTCACCCTCCGCCAGCATCGCGGTCGTTCGCGGTGAGGAGCAGGTGTCGTAGCTGCCACCGTCGAGCGCGCAGACGAAGGTCGCGCCCGCCTCGCTGGCCGAGAACCCGAAGGTCGGCGTGGTGTCCGACGAGACCGCCGCCGGGACGAGCGTCAACGTCGTGTCCGGAGCGGAGACGTCGACGGTCCAGGTGCGGCGGACCGGCGCCTCCACGTTGCCCGCCGCGTCGCGAGAGCGGACGTCGAGCGTGTGCGTGCCCTCCGCCAGGCCGGTGGACGACACCGGCGACACGCACGCGCCGAAGGCCGCGCCGTCGAGGCTGCACTCGGTGAGCGTCGGGCCACCGGTCACCGAGAACGTGAAGGCCGCCGTCGTGGAGGCGACGCGGCCCGACGGTCCGCTGTCGATCGTCGTGCGCGGCGCCGTCGTATCCACCGTGAACGCGAACGACGCGGGTGTCGCGTCGGCATTGCCGACGTCGTCGACTGCCCGCACCTGGAACGCGTACGCCCCGTCATCGAGCGACGGCAGCGTCAGCGGGGACGCGCACGTCTCGAACGGCCCCGATGTTCCGACACGGCAGCGGAACGTCGCCCCCGCCGCGCTCGTGAACGCGAACGTCGGCGTCGTGTTCGACGAGAGCGCGGCCGGGGTCGCCGTGAGTGTCGTGTCGGGCGGGGTCGTATCGACGGTGAAGGAGCGGCTCTCGACGGGCGAGCGGTTGCCGGCCACGTCGGTCGCGAACACGTCGAACGTGTATGCACCGTCGGTGAGCGCGGGGAACGATGCAGTCGGGCCGCAGGACTCGTACCCGCCGATCGGCTGGAGCCGGCATTGGTACGTGACGCCCTGTTCGTCCGCCCTGTAGGTGAACGTCGCGGAGGCCGTCGCCTGGCGGCCGGTCGGCCCGCTCGTGATCTCGGCGGTCGGCGCGTCGGTGTCGATGGTGAAGGCGCGCGAGGCGGGGCTCTCGTCGACGACGAGGGTCGCGGCGCGTCGCGCCCTGACGTCAAGCCGGTAGTCGCCGTCGGCGAGCGCATGGAGCCCGACTCCCGGCGCGCACGGCGTGAAGCCGGTCTGCACCGGATGCACGCGGCACTCGAACGTCACCGGCCCGAGGGACCCGGTGAAGGTGAACGCCGGGGTGGTGTCGTTCGTCGTGCCCGGACCCGCGGTGACCGTCGTGTCGGGCTCGCGGGCGTCCCAGTTGCGGACGCGGGCACGCTCCCTGGCGCTCATCCCCGCCCACAGCTCGTCCGAGGCACGGTAGACGCCGTCGGCGTCGAGCTGGAACGGGAGCGCCTCGTCGCGCTGACCGGCGAACTGAACGAACTCGACCGTCTCGTCGGGCGCGATCGTCACGGCCCCGTAGTCCCAGGTGACCGCTTCGGGGTCGGGTGTGAGCGGGAACGTGAGCGTGTCGTAGCGGTCGGCCGGCGCGCCGAACCCGTCGACGAGGAGCAGCGTCCCCGCGTCGATCAGCACGCCGTCCGGGTTCGTCATGTCGAACGCGAGCCAGCGGTCGTCGCCGGTGAGGTCCGTGTCGACGACGCCGGGTGCCTCGCCCGTGCCGCGTAGCACGAAGGCGTCGTCGGCATTGGAGTCGAACTCACCGTCGAAGCGGACGTCGACCGTGACCGGCGCGGCGGTCGTGTTCGTGAGCGCCGTGCGAAGGCGGGCGACCGCGGGGCCGGTTCTCGGCACGTACACGGCGCGCTGCGCGACGACCCCGGGGGTCACGCCGGCGGGTTCCACGGGGGTCGTCACCTCGCGACCGGCGAGGGCGCGACCGCACCCCGCGTTCTGCGGAAACCAGGTGTCCCCGTCGACCTCGAGTTCCGGGAACTCGTCGAACGCGCCGTCGTAGAGGCCGCTGACCGGCTCGTCGACACTGTCGCCGCCGCCGTTGCCGATCGTGCCGTCCTGCCGGACGTCCCACAGCCAGCCGAGGCTGTCGGTGCGGTCGACGTAGCAGTCGAGCGTGCCGGTGGGGAACGCGGCGGCGTGCGCGGCCGGCGCGGCGAGCGCCGTGGTGGTGAGCAGCGCCGCGAGCGGCAGCGTCAGGACCGCGGCGAGCGGCCTCCTGGTGGTCGTGCGCATGGTGGGGTGGTCCCTCTCGTGGTCGGTGTCGCGCCGGGAGGCGCCCTGCGTGCGCTGCCCCTCGACCACCCTGCGCGGCTCGGGACTCTCCGGCAACGCGTTTCGTCCGACCGGACGATGCGACCGGGCCGCGCGCTCCACCGATCGGTGGAGTTGCGGTCCTGCGGCCC containing:
- a CDS encoding Ig-like domain repeat protein, coding for MRTTTRRPLAAVLTLPLAALLTTTALAAPAAHAAAFPTGTLDCYVDRTDSLGWLWDVRQDGTIGNGGGDSVDEPVSGLYDGAFDEFPELEVDGDTWFPQNAGCGRALAGREVTTPVEPAGVTPGVVAQRAVYVPRTGPAVARLRTALTNTTAAPVTVDVRFDGEFDSNADDAFVLRGTGEAPGVVDTDLTGDDRWLAFDMTNPDGVLIDAGTLLLVDGFGAPADRYDTLTFPLTPDPEAVTWDYGAVTIAPDETVEFVQFAGQRDEALPFQLDADGVYRASDELWAGMSARERARVRNWDAREPDTTVTAGPGTTNDTTPAFTFTGSLGPVTFECRVHPVQTGFTPCAPGVGLHALADGDYRLDVRARRAATLVVDESPASRAFTIDTDAPTAEITSGPTGRQATASATFTYRADEQGVTYQCRLQPIGGYESCGPTASFPALTDGAYTFDVFATDVAGNRSPVESRSFTVDTTPPDTTLTATPAALSSNTTPTFAFTSAAGATFRCRVGTSGPFETCASPLTLPSLDDGAYAFQVRAVDDVGNADATPASFAFTVDTTAPRTTIDSGPSGRVASTTAAFTFSVTGGPTLTECSLDGAAFGACVSPVSSTGLAEGTHTLDVRSRDAAGNVEAPVRRTWTVDVSAPDTTLTLVPAAVSSDTTPTFGFSASEAGATFVCALDGGSYDTCSSPRTTAMLAEGEHTFAVAARDDLGNVDPTPATYAFTIDSAPSTTTITSGPEGPTTQTTATFAFAAPDAASFECRLVGRDFAPCTDSATFTDLADGEYTFQVRALDAAGNVEEPAAARSFTVDTTGPDTTITAAPGALISDPNPSLAFTASEPGAAFRCAVDGGAAEACTSPFTTPALSDGSRTITVTAVDALGNADPTPATSTFRVDTTAPETTLTSAPPTSSTSVVADFGFAASENATFECRITPAPFATCPSPLKLGPLEPGSYELEVRARDAAGLLDASPAVSRFTVLAPATAAPVTAVSAPSPAVPAPTNVPPVLSGLKVRARCSRSTTRSATFTLSEDAEVRFVLLRRRSPAWRSCPSVSNARREDRTPVTTIGRGSIPFDGGDRVQTVATTRPALRRARAAATEKLIDAAKLRPGTYVLMAVARDAGGAESATVSAKFWVLAPRKR